A window of the Tiliqua scincoides isolate rTilSci1 chromosome 5, rTilSci1.hap2, whole genome shotgun sequence genome harbors these coding sequences:
- the MRPL35 gene encoding large ribosomal subunit protein bL35m: MAVAAVARRLPGVLRSFSSLVPLTYNRSCSIRSISGVSMFHVNPGQISTISARKPLLFVGNVSCGQPVSILNSVTPLLPSILHQQKRTAIQYSLRKGKRKTVKAVVARFLRLHSGLWLRRRAGYKKRLWKKSARRKKRLREQVFCNKTQSKLLDKMTTSFWKRRNWYANDPFQKYHDRTNLKL, translated from the exons ATGGCCGTCGCCGCGGTGGCTCGCAGGCTGCCAG GGGTTTTAAGATCTTTCAGTTCTTTGGTCCCTTTGACCTATAATAGGTCTTGCAGCATTCGCTCTATTTCTGGTGTATCTATGTTTCATGTCAACCCCGGGCAGATATCGACAATCTCTGCTAGAAAACCACTTCTATttgttggcaatgtttcttgtgGTCAGCCGGTCTCAATATTGAACAG TGTCACACCTCTGCTACCAAGTATACTTCATCAGCAAAAAAGAACAGCCATTCAGTACAGCTTgcgaaaaggaaaaaggaaaactgTAAAAGCTGTGGTGGCTAGATTTCTCAGATTGCACTCTGGCCTTTGGCTAAGGAGAAGG GCTGGTTATAAGAAAAGACTGTGGAAAAAATCTGCTAGGCGGAAAAAGCGCTTGAGGGAACAAGTCTTCTGCAATAAAACACAGTCCAAGCTCCTTGATAAAATGACCACTTCCTTCTGGAAGAGAAGAAACTGGTATGCCAATGATCCTTTCCAGAAATACCATGATCGTACAAACCTGAAGTTGTAA